A region of Vigna radiata var. radiata cultivar VC1973A chromosome 6, Vradiata_ver6, whole genome shotgun sequence DNA encodes the following proteins:
- the LOC106763994 gene encoding uncharacterized protein LOC106763994 isoform X2 gives MKPKPFIFTKRYSIPSIFSRYFPFSTHNRHSFDDSVAGCSAVYRHALQFQRPATIRWSPRLENSASFIGSVTRELARVNSKTGYFGVHTVLRVRISSQPNSSYIRVLLMMRNSVAELALEHLKPNDFIYASGSLWSYTKPDAGGIPRLNYKLDVKEFKFVTQRSGYQGHKKSESAKDYTYVRHIILAHKLFSALCYLTVLESVIIYDITKCLITFSFFSYHFNFPWPNHVVSAASDPSTIYKEYK, from the exons ATGAAACCAAAGCCGTTCATATTCACGAAACGTTATTCAATTCCATCGATATTTTCACGATATTTTCCCTTCTCCACTCACAATCGCCATTCCTTTGACGACTCCGTTGCAGGATGCAGCGCCGTTTATCGTCACGCGCTCCAATTCCAGCGCCCCGCCACTATTCGGTGGAGCCCGCGTTTGGAGAACTCCGCCAGCTTCATCGGCTCTGTCACGCGCGAGCTGGCTCGTGTTAACTCAAAAACCGGTTACTTCGGAGTTCATACTGTGCTCAGGGTTCGAATATCCAGCCAACCAAACAGCTCCTATATACG GGTGCTTCTGATGATGCGGAACAGTGTGGCAGAACTTGCTTTGGAACACTTGAAAccaaatgattttatttatgctTCAGGTTCTTTGTGGTCTTACACTAAACCTGATGCCGGTGGAATCCCTCGGTTGAATTATAAG CTAGATGTGAAGGAGTTCAAGTTTGTTACTCAAAGGTCTGGTTATCAAGGCCACAAGAAGTCGGAATCAGCTAAAG aCTACACTTATGTAAGACATATCATACTTGCACATAAACTGTTTTCTGCCTTGTGCTACTTAACTGTGTTGGAGTCCGTTATTATTTATGACATTACCAAGTGTCTTATtactttttcgtttttttcttaCCACTTCAATTTTCCATGGCCAAATCATGTAGTATCAGCAGCATCAGATCCGAGTACCATTTATAAAGAATATAAGTAA
- the LOC106763994 gene encoding protein OSB1, mitochondrial isoform X1, with the protein MKPKPFIFTKRYSIPSIFSRYFPFSTHNRHSFDDSVAGCSAVYRHALQFQRPATIRWSPRLENSASFIGSVTRELARVNSKTGYFGVHTVLRVRISSQPNSSYIRVLLMMRNSVAELALEHLKPNDFIYASGSLWSYTKPDAGGIPRLNYKLDVKEFKFVTQRSGYQGHKKSESAKANVGMQNNQNRLHLWQVFFSNPNEWWDQRKRKLNSKQPDFKHKDTGEVLWLSTYDPPWVRRQLQLLDSKMAGGPVGHHHSRVSNWDYDD; encoded by the exons ATGAAACCAAAGCCGTTCATATTCACGAAACGTTATTCAATTCCATCGATATTTTCACGATATTTTCCCTTCTCCACTCACAATCGCCATTCCTTTGACGACTCCGTTGCAGGATGCAGCGCCGTTTATCGTCACGCGCTCCAATTCCAGCGCCCCGCCACTATTCGGTGGAGCCCGCGTTTGGAGAACTCCGCCAGCTTCATCGGCTCTGTCACGCGCGAGCTGGCTCGTGTTAACTCAAAAACCGGTTACTTCGGAGTTCATACTGTGCTCAGGGTTCGAATATCCAGCCAACCAAACAGCTCCTATATACG GGTGCTTCTGATGATGCGGAACAGTGTGGCAGAACTTGCTTTGGAACACTTGAAAccaaatgattttatttatgctTCAGGTTCTTTGTGGTCTTACACTAAACCTGATGCCGGTGGAATCCCTCGGTTGAATTATAAG CTAGATGTGAAGGAGTTCAAGTTTGTTACTCAAAGGTCTGGTTATCAAGGCCACAAGAAGTCGGAATCAGCTAAAG cAAACGTTGGCAtgcaaaataatcaaaatcGGCTTCACCTCTGGCAAGTGTTTTTTTCCAATCCAAATGAGTGGTGGGATCAAAGAAAGCGCAAGTTAAATTCAAAACAGCCTGATTTTAAGCACAAGGATACTGGTGAAGTTCTGTGGTTAAGTACATATGATCCTCCATGGGTTAGAAGGCAACTCCAATTGCTAGACTCAAAAATGGCTGGAGGACCAGTAGGTCATCATCATTCTCGTGTCTCAAACTGGGATTACGATGATTAG